The Papio anubis isolate 15944 chromosome 5, Panubis1.0, whole genome shotgun sequence genome has a segment encoding these proteins:
- the ARL10 gene encoding ADP-ribosylation factor-like protein 10: MAPRPLGPLVLALGGAAAVLGSVLFILWKTYFGRGPERRWDRGEAWWGAEAARLPEWDEWDPEDEEDEEPALEELEQREVLVLGLDGAGKSTFLRVLSGKPPLEGHIPTWGFNSVRLPTKDFEVDLLEIGGSQNLRFYWKEFVNEVDVLVFVVDSADRLRLPWARQELHKLLDKDPDLPVVVVANKQDLSEAMSMVELQRELGLQALDHQREVFLLAASIAPAGPSFEEPGTVHIWKLLLELLS, from the exons ATGGCGCCGCGGCCGCTGGGCCCCTTGGTGCTGGCGCTGGGAGGCGCCGCGGCGGTTCTGGGCTCGGTGCTCTTCATCCTCTGGAAGACCTACTTCGGCCGCGGCCCGGAGCGGCGCTGGGACCGCGGGGAGGCCTGGTGGGGCGCGGAAGCCGCCCGCCTCCCCGAGTGGGACGAGTGGGAC CCGGAAGACGAGGAGGACGAGGAGCCGGCGCTGGAGGAGCTGGAACAGCGCGAGGTGCTGGTGTTGGGGTTGGATGGCGCGGGCAAGAGCACGTTCCTGCGCGTGCTGTCGGGGAAGCCACCGCTGGAAGGCCACATCCCCACCTGGGGCTTCAACTCCGTGCGTCTGCCCACCAAGGACTTTGAGGTGGACCTGCTGGAAA TTGGTGGCAGCCAGAACCTGCGCTTCTACTGGAAGGAGTTTGTGAATGAGGTGGATGTGCTGGTGTTTGTGGTGGACTCAGCTGACCGACTGCGACTGCCCTGGGCCCGACAGGAGCTGCACAAGCTGCTGGACAAGGACCCTGACCTGCCTGTCGTGGTGGTGGCCAACAAGCAG GACCTGAGCGAGGCCATGAGTATGGTGGAGCTGCAGCGGGAGCTGGGCCTACAGGCTCTCGATCACCAGCGGGAGGTTTTCCTCTTGGCAGCCAGCATTGCCCCTGCAGGACCCAGCTTCGAAGAGCCTGGCACCGTTCACATCTGGAAACTGCTCTTGGAGCTTCTCTCCTAG